In the Salvia miltiorrhiza cultivar Shanhuang (shh) chromosome 8, IMPLAD_Smil_shh, whole genome shotgun sequence genome, cataaaatgcattaaactatacaaaaaatgcatttcattttaataaatctggtagtttcgccaccccaccccagcccctgccccctgcctccccaccccacccacccccccacccccacccccccctccccaaaaaaatttttttttttttttcaaaaactgattttctaattgctggcccacccccacccccacccccaccgacccacccccccacccccccccaaaaaaatttttttttttttttttcaaaaactgattttctaattgctggcccacccccacccccacccccacccccaccccccccacccccccaaattttttttttattttttatttttttaaaaactgattttcaaaaaaaaaaaaatttttttgggggggtggggggtgggtgggtgggggggtcagtggtcagaaaatcagtttttgagaaaataaaaaaattaaaaaaaaaatttttttggggggggggggggtgggtggggggtgggggtgggggtgggggtaggggtgggtcagtggtcagaaaatcagtttttaaaaaaataaaaaaaaaaaattttttttttttggggggggggtgggtgggggggtggggggtagggggtgggtgggggtggggttctggggtggggtggggttctggggtgtggggggtgggggtggggttggggtggggtgaaatcttatgcatatttatatgaaactttatgcatttttatatgaaagttcatgcattctcgtatgaaactttatgcgtctaaaatatacctattttgagaaaatataatttttttttttttttgaatttcgaaaattacattccaattttacccctctccagattttgccttgaaatgccttgccacgtgtcaccatcttgatgcgccacatgtcataaatgtgtggtctagatttggatctacggatctattataagcatagggatccaccggaacccaaccctatatatatatatatatatatatatatatatatagggttgggatctatgaagaagtaactatatttcgttctgaataagtcaataaatttaccgaataaatcacgcgaccgcacgaatagttattttactgaataaacacgtacatttttcgttcatgcgctcgcgtgatttattcagtaaatgtattgagttattcagccttcgttgtttccttctacatttagcattctttattgatccattccctatatatatatatatatatttggataAAAACCTTATTGATGCTTTATATTTCAATATTGTtgtttatttacaagaaaaataattattactaaCGTAAATTTTCGTCATGGGTAGGAAGCTTCTACGAAGCTTCACCGGCATTAATTCGGTTAAACCCACCTTCTCATTAATTTCCTCCATAAATAACCTTTCAAAAACACAGAAACGACCCACCCTGTACCCTTTCCCTGTCGATCGCTTCttctttcaaaaaaagaaaaaaaaaacaagaaaatgatGTGGTAGTAATTTTTGTCATGCTCAGCCTGGTCGCCGCCGTGGACGAGGTCCTGGAATTTTCGCGGTGGCTCGTGAGCCATGGAAAATCACTACCAACatcattttcttgttttgttttttctttagCTCCCCGAAGTCGAAGACTCCTAGGAGGGTGCCATGGCCGAGGGGGCCTTCGCGGGTAAGAATACTTTTCCTTTGGTTTTATGTgtttaattataaaaactaattaAGCATATATTCACTATAATGTGCAGGATTCCCCAAGCAAATTAGAAGGCACCTTTGCCGTTTATCGAGGAGATTTTCCTCGTAATTTAGCAAGGCCGTGACTCCGAGGTGCGGCGGCCTATTAATGAAGTCCTCGCCGGAAGTCGGATGGTAGAAGAAGCACACCCGGTGCTGATCTGCGTGGGTCCCAATTAAGAGTTGAGCGTGACACagatttataaaatttcaataaCAATTTGGGTTTAACATATTAATCGACATTTCaatttttaaggaaataaacTTTGCCTCTGTTGTATGTAAACCCTCTTTATTGCCACCGTAAGAAAAAGGAGGGTTCGtcatattttctttctttcaatcTGACAAGACAAAGTAGGAAAAATGGTTCTTTCATAACATTAAAAGAAGGAGATTCTCTTTATTATTATCTTGAGAAGAGAATCACTCAAAATAGCAAAACAATAATTTCAGAAATTGACTCATAACCacttttttttgtatttataagaGCATCCCATAGCAgatctctcaaaattttactcctaaAAATACTCATAAAGTCTTCCCTAAATTATTGTTAACCCCTATTTTACAATTGCACCCAACAACtctcctatttttcattatctattttataaatttaggattagatttaagggggtgtaaatttaggattaaatttgaggccgtgtaaatttttttgtgggcccaacTTAATATAGATGATCTGTTGGatgatcattttatctcactttttattattttagctcaaatttaaagTTAGGATTACTTTTGAGAGATCTGCCGTGGAACTTATATTTTTCTATCTTTAATTAACCCATCACTCATTTCCTCTTCTATAAAATTCTTGTCATTATCCATTTTCTAAAATtagtttaagttttatttttgtattttttcaaaGGATTAATTGCTGAAAaatccttgatttttttttttttataaataaagagtaTTTTATTACCAATGCAGATAGTCGCCAAACACTACAAGCAGACAAACAAAACAACTATCAATCCAAATCTAATTCTTCAAATACCTCATTACTGTCCTGTGACTTGCACCCACTGTAGCTATGTAAATTTGACACTGCCTTACTATTTTATCCACAGAGCAAACACTACCACCAAACTTCCTctcatttctttctttccatatGCAATACACAGCAGTAGATAAGACAAGTCTGTATAACAGTTGCTTCCCAGATTTGGATTTGCACTGTGATACCATAACAATCTGCTCTCCTTGCCAATCAAATACCTGCTCATGAACTCCACTCCAATCAGCTAACATCTTCCAAACACTTGCTGAGAAGgaacatttaaaaaataagtgaTCAATTGTTTCATCCTCATTCATGCACAGACAACACTCTTGACCATAAGGAATCCCAATTTTCTCCAGCTTGTCCACAGTAGACAATCTTCTCAAAATAGCCAACCAAGTGATGAATACAAACTTTGGTGGAGCTATATTTCTTGACTTTGTTTTTACCAAAATCGAGTTTTTACAATGACTTTTAAAATTGGTATTAAAATTTATGAtcgtttaattttatttgattttttgcCTGGCGACTTAATTAATTTCCCCAACTTATTGCTGATGTGGCAACTGTAATTCCAGAGTAGCTTAATTGTCCGACAAAATGGAACGATGtcgttttattttaattccaggGTGGCTTAATATTATTCCTCCAAAAATAGTGGGATAAATATTATCccttcttgaagtgaaaataagaaaggaaaaatggtgaacttttcttttgtataaaatgttgAAAAAACTAGGaggcatttaaaggcataaatttttgttatccctcatttttccatgataaatttatccatcaaagtaaacgcaccctaattGCATAATGACTTTAGGGATGTGAAACTtttaataagttttttttttttaatatctgaTGAGTTTTAGAAATGAACCCATTTTTCCTCTCAGTCTTTTATGGtatctatataatatagtataaaagaaGAGTTTTTTTTCCCTCCATTCACTagttttttcactatttttctctctatttttttcttctaaacaccgtcaaatttaattcatgaaaaaatacttaatatactacatcttaaatttaagttcgtgaaaagatatttaatatggtataaaaaatcatcaaaaatgaatttaaaatgaaaaaattatgaaaaaattaaaaataacttaatttttctctcttcattaacattttacaattttttatttatatttgtatgaaaatattaatttatttatcatgACAtttaatactctataataataataataatgacaatAATATTAATGTGTAATgtcaattttcattatcaaataatttaaatttatttaataactggAGTATAATTATCATCtatactttatacaaagttgaaaatatacatttcaaattcaatattttattgAGTGATtaatgtggattattttattttattattaaaaatattttttatttgtttatatttaaattttatttaatatttttatattatttaaacatgtcatttaattttgatgttcatcgtgcatcgcacgaatggacgtTCTAGTAATATATAATATCACTACAAATGTtatcaataataaattaaattttgttttagCTACTTTAAATCTAATAGGCATTGTGTTTACTTGCGCAACTTTGAGCACTCGGAATGTAAGCACTATATTCGGGCCTTGTCTGATAGATCGATGTGATGGTAAGTTCATtgcaataattatatttatatattttagattAATCCATCACAATTTTAGctgaaaataatataaaatgctAAATTAGTTGTcgtagaaaataaattattaataattggaGAGTGTAAAATGAAATTGAAGTTGCTGATTTATAGTATATTGTAGGAGTATGGGATGTGAGTAAGCTCCCAATTGATCTACATTACATTTGAATTGCAGCAACTAGTCGAACCAAATAAGAAGTTCGTAGCCTTGGTTGAAAATGCCCCAAATGTACAAAACAAATGTAAACTGAGGACGATCAGCTGCACGTTGGTAAGCAGAAGCTTTCAAGTTTTTCCTCAACGCATCAACTTGTGCTGCTACATTTTCATCACTAATCTCACCATGGATCCTTCTAACAGCTGCATATTTATATTTAGGCAATTTCACTTGCTTTATTTCGGGTGTAAAAGGTTTTGGGAGACCACCATTTTGATACTTGTGAGGCACGTAAAAATAGTTTGTGTAAGTGCTGTTTATGACATCCATCATCACAAGTGGGCCGTAAGGTACAAAGCTCATTCCTTGGTTAATTTGCCGATAATAATAGGGTATCAAACTGCAAACAAAACACAAATTGTATAAGTAGAGAcagtatataatattttaataaatggaTCCAACTAATTGTGTGATCaactaaatataaaaatcaGATTCTAAAATAgacgaatcaaatattttggTTTGTTTTCACTCGATTATATGCTTGCccttaaaaagataaaaataattgacATTGAAAAAGAAGTTACTTGTTCCCAGCTTTCCCAAGACCACCCATGAGTGAGTATTGCTCAACGCCGGGAGCGGTCACCCATAAAGATTGACTGTAATTTCTGATTTCAAAATCTTTTTCACCATAAATAACAGTAAATGGTGGACAATCGACTCTAGAACACTCCACTGGAGGATTATAATACCCTTTAGCATCATCACCTTTGCATTCTTGTATACTAATACAAGAAATAAACATCAATAAACAAAGTGTCTTTCTTGAAGGAGACATTGTAACAACTTGATTTGATAATGCTTAACAACTTTATTTGAGGGCACTATATATagttatgaaaaaaaatcaataaagtAATTGTCATTAATTAGTCATAACTTTTGTAATATATGACAAGTTGTGATTGTGTTACGTTACTTTGACTGCATTACTCTCGCCGAATTGTATAATATTTCGAATACTAATTAAAGTTGAATGCAatttactctcatcaaattctACCATACATAGAATCCCAAAATTGTATTCAATCTTAGGATTCTAAGTAGTGGAGAGTGTAATACAGTCCAAGTAACGTAAAACAATCACAACTTGTCACATATGCTTTATTACAAAAGTTACGACTAATTAATGAAAATTACtttactgatttttttttatatataaatatatatagtgcCCTCAAATCAAGTTGTTAAGCATTATTAAATCAAGTTCTTACAATGTCTCCTTCAAGAAAGACactttgtttatttcttgtattATTATTGTTAGAAGGGTCTCTGGTGAGATTAGTGATGAAAATGTAGCACCACAAGTTGATGCATTGAGGAAAAACTGCTTACGAACGCGCGGCTGATCGTCATTAGTTTACATTTGTTATGTACAATGAAGCCTTTTTCACTCAATTGGTTCGATCGATTAGTTgcaataaaaatgaaatgtaaAATTGGGAAACTtctagaatttaaaaaaaagaaaaagaaaaaaaaaacagcttTAATTTCATTTTACGGTCTCTCTTGATAGTTTATTTTCTATGTTAACTAATTTAGCATTTTAATTATATTCTTTTCAGCTAAAATTGTAATGGCTAGCTTCTAAAAcgtataaatataattattgcaATGAATTTACCATCAAATTGGTCCGTCTATCCAGACAAGGCTCGGATACACTTTACTTTCCAAGTGATCAAAGAGACGCAAATAAACACAATGCCTAATAGATTGGAAGTAGctaaacaaaatttaatttattattgataatgtttgtaattatattatatatatttattataataccaAAATATGTCTAGAGGAAAAATGGGTTCTTTTCTAAAACtcatcaaatatttttttttaaaacaaataattttcttaaaactatCACATCTCTGAAATTCATTTTGCATGCAAttaaagtattattttataatgatTTCAATCAGGGCATTTCGGCAGTCTACACTTCATCTTGAGCAATAATCCTCCAAATTTGGCAAAAAAAGATCGAATAGGATATCCGTTAAGAGCAACTGCAGCGCCTGTGTCGAAGCCGGGATCGACCCGCGTCGAAGGAGACGGCCGCGCGGTGGAGACGCGGCCAGATGCGAGGCGAGGTCGAAGCCTGGACCCGgggcgagagaggagagagtatGGCACGTCCTTCGGACGcgcccaatttttttaaaaaaaaaaaacaaaaatcgttaattttgaattaattcgaccgtttgctattttttttataaaaaaaaaaaaatcgaccgTTGATTTCAACGgctattttgaatttaattttttttttctttttttcccttctataaataccactcttccactctttcaaattcaccaacatcttcaactacaattctctcccaaaaacaattctctcttctacatttTCAAAGATGGATCGTGAATTCGATGAATACCTCGAGCAACAAGGCGGAACGAGGCTTCCaatgatggggtttgctccaTTTTCACAAGCCTCCAATGTCTTGGCTACGGGAAATGTTCCTACGCCGGCGGCGAACGCCAACGTTCAAGAAGAGCCGGAGGAGGTGAAGTCGAAAGCCAAGGGCACCCGCGCTGCATATTCTAGCGAGGAGTCCGAGCTCGTGGCAATATTGTGGGCGGAGGCAACCCACAATCCTGTTTTGGGGACCTCCCaaaagttgctccaatattggggagcaatCGCCGAGAAGTTCAACGCGCTCAATACGTCGAGAGCGCCGCCGCGAAAGCCGGATCATCTCAAGTCCCACTTCGCCCGTGTCCAAAAGAAGACAAAATTCTTCGAGGGCTTCTACAACACTTGCAAGGACAATTGAGGGAGTGGTATGAGCGACGATCAAATCTTCCAACAAGCCCAGACGATGTTCGAAGcgaatttcaagaagcaattctcctacgtcaaagcttggaaagtgcttCGTGACTGCCAAAGATTCACGTCGCAAGCCAGGGATGTCCACTCCGCCAAAaagtcgaagggctccgatggtggagcaaccactacttcttcggagccgagtgtcacggcgagaccccaaggccaaaaagcggCAAAGCGAGACAAGGGCAAGGCGAAGAAGGGAGAAGGGTCTTCGGGAGGAGGATCGGCGTTCTTCGACGCcctcgagaaggtggccgaaagcATGAGGGAGCATGCTCTCAAAACGGGAAAAATCGCCGAGgtcaaaaaaatgcaagccAATATGAAACGGGAGGAGAtggatatgaagctcttgaacaaggacacgacgggtatgacggatgcacaattggccttgcacaaccacctagtccaagaagtgctcaagcgtcgagggcttatttaaattaggaaattatgttattttttattttattatcgtattttaattatattttttattttatttaaattattgtaatgtagaattttaattttaatgaaattttgaattttaaaaataaaagtgtagaaatatgaattttgtggaaatggggatctaagcacccacctaagacacaatgcattggagaggggtgtgtcttaggtggggcccactcctaagacacccctctaagcaacaagcattgtggataggcctgggaatcgggtcgggttcgggtaccctacccgaaaaaatcgggtacccgaacccgaaaatcaccaaaaccctatacccgatcccgaacccgaaaaagaaattgggtaccctaatacccgacccGGGTACCcgaatcgggtattcgggtaccctaattacccggtcaaaaaagaagaagaagaagaagaagaagaacctgTAACTGTTGAGGATGAACATCTGTAACTGTTTCTATGCAAAAACCTTAAATTGAACCTATGTTGTTGCCAAAACAGTTGCCACAATATGCAGGCACTAAAAAGAAACACAAAACCTTTAAGGTTACAACAGTTTCGCAAGGCCGAACACACACAACATTTGGGAAGACGACGCCACAGAAGCTCAAGCCTCGGGCATACCGGTTTTTAAGAAGAAGCGCTCCTGTCGACGCTGTCGTCGGAGCTTGGGGGCTGCACCTGCACGGGTGCTGCGGCGGCGAACGGCGGGGCGACCGCTGACTGGGGCCACGGGCGAGGGTCGCGGTGGCCGGTGGGAGTTGCGGCCTCGTCGGAGTTTGGGACTGGGGAGGCTGGGACGACTGGAGACTGGAGTGGCGAGTGGGGCGGCCGGGCGGCGGGCGGGGCTGAGTTTGGGAATTGGGGACTGGGGATGAATGAGAATCGGGGACTGATTTGGGAATTGGGGACTGGGAGTTTAACTTTAGTCATttagttttcaaaatttattaattaaaatatcgggtaattcgggtatacccgatacccgatcgggtattcCCGATACCCGATTATTTCGgcccctaaatacccgatcccgtacccgatcccgaattaatcgggtatagggtacccgatacccgattttttcgggtcgggtatcgggtacccgattacccgatcccgaaattcccagccctaattgTGGATActctaatatatttatttaatcttaaTGCAAAATAAGGTTTGCATTAATTCATAAGGATAATgccaacaaaaaaataaaatacaacgttgcataatattattctattcTAAGTTATGTGTaaatttgtcatgttttataTTACATGTCTAGTATTATTATATTCTTCGTTTTTTCTAAAAGTTTCCAATAACTCAACAAACTCGTCCATgccaataaatttaattctgGTTCTTTTTCAAACCCAAATCACCACTGCATTTTACGATTTGCATGCGATTGTGACATATCCAATCCAAATAATTAAGCGTCTAACATGTCTTTTAAATTTTCCACAATGACTGCAGAATTGGAAGCTTAATGACACCCCAAACTTCTACAATATAAatcaactttaattttattttatagtctCAAATTATTAATGGTGTATTTCCTAGCTACTACCGATTCGGGTTGGGTTTTCTTATCTCAACAATCCCTTGAGCAAGCATGTACTAACAACAATAAAGAAACTAAATGCTTAACTGATCAATTCCATACCCAAcaacatattttatttagaaattaGAATGAGATTTAGAAAGATTGAATAAATGATGGGGAGTTTATGTGCACTTTGATTCGAACTTGTACGTGTCGAACCTCTGCGTTAGAAAATAGAGATTTAGGAGGGGGTGTCTGTTCAGTCGAGAGGGGCAGGCCTGTGGGCCGTTGCTGCTACTGTCCTTCCAACTCAGGAGAAATAAAGGGAGGAAGGCGGAACGACGGCGGGATCGAAAGACCGCTGTTGTTTATCGGTCGGTTGTGGTACCAGTGGCGGCGATTCCTTGTCGCGGTGTCGAGGCTCGGCCGTTGTTGCTGCAGTCGACTGGAGAAGAAGGCAGCAGTGCTGCTGTTGTTGTCGGTAACGGCGGTGGCCAGAAAGAAAAAGGAGAGAGAGTTTTGTTGGGTTTGTACAAGAAACTGGGAAATGTGTTTTGGGATGATTATAAGAGGAATTGGGCTTGATGTTTAGGCCTCtgcttatgttttattttaagatagGTTAGGTTTTAATAATTTAGGCTATGTTTTAATGAGAGTTGGGCTGCATCTTTTTAAGTTTCAACTTCCTTAATTATTTACCCTCTCTTTTAGTCTGTCACACTCTCACTAAAtataatttacttttttttgcacgaaaatttaaaaaaatgtgtatattaaataaaattggtagGACTCACAACTTTTGAAAAGttaaatattgtcatttatgCAAATGAGTCATCTTTAATGGGACGAtccaaaatgaaaaatgagtcaTCTTTAgtggggcggagggagtattaattagacTCATGATACAA is a window encoding:
- the LOC130998099 gene encoding uncharacterized protein LOC130998099, with the translated sequence MSPSRKTLCLLMFISCISIQECKGDDAKGYYNPPVECSRVDCPPFTVIYGEKDFEIRNYSQSLWVTAPGVEQYSLMGGLGKAGNNLIPYYYRQINQGMSFVPYGPLVMMDVINSTYTNYFYVPHKYQNGGLPKPFTPEIKQVKLPKYKYAAVRRIHGEISDENVAAQVDALRKNLKASAYQRAADRPQFTFVLYIWGIFNQGYELLIWFD